The DNA window GCTACCGTTGCGTGTACACCGCCGATCAGATCACCGAAAAGCGCGTTCACGGCGTGCTGGGCCGGGGTGATGCGTCAGAAATCGGAACGTACATCGAGAAGGCAATCGACAACGACTTTTCAGGCAACGTCATCGATGTATGCCCTGTTGGTGCGCTGACAGATAAGACGTACCGCTTCAAAAATCGGGTGTGGTTTACCAAACCCGTCGATGCGCACCGGGATTGCCCAACCTGTTCGGGTAAGGTGACGGTATGGTATCGGGGCGAGGAAGTAATCCGCGTGACAGCTCGCAAGAACGAGTGGAACGAGGTGACTGAGTTTATCTGCAACACCTGCCGGTTTGAGAAAAAGAAAACCAGCGACTGGGTAATCGAAGGGCCGACGAAAGTGTCGCGTTCGTCGGTTATTTCGGCTAACAAGTACCGCGCAGATCTGGAAAAGCCAAGCTTCGGCAAACGACTGGCTGCGGCTGAGTACAAGCCGATTCATGATGAGCGGGATACGTCGCAGCTCGGCATTCAGCCGCTTCCGGCCGACCGGTTTGCCAAAACACTGCCTTCAGCCGTAGAACCTGAGCCCTGATCCTGACCGACCGAGGTCGGCATAACGAATCAACTAACTAGTAGTAATGGCCTTACCCATTCTGTTAACCAAAGGACTGATTATCCTGGTCATCTTCGGGATTTCGCTCCTGATCGCTACCTACTCGACGTATGCCGAGCGGAAAGTAGCGGCTTTTCTACAGGACCGTATTGGTCCGAACCGGGCGGGTCCGTGGGGTCTGCTTCAGCCGATTGCCGACGCCGGTAAGTTGTTTTTCAAAGAAGACTTCATCCCGTCG is part of the Spirosoma rhododendri genome and encodes:
- a CDS encoding 2Fe-2S iron-sulfur cluster-binding protein; translated protein: MEDTKPQLLTVTIDGIAVEVEPGTTILQAARKIGPDVAPPAMCYYQPLKGSGGKCRACLVRVAAGSAKDPRPMPKLVASCLTAVQDGMVVENTTNPQVIDARNGIVEFLLLNHPLDCPVCDQAGECDLQNFAFDHGKVTTRYEEDRRTFEKKDIGPYIQLHMTRCILCYRCVYTADQITEKRVHGVLGRGDASEIGTYIEKAIDNDFSGNVIDVCPVGALTDKTYRFKNRVWFTKPVDAHRDCPTCSGKVTVWYRGEEVIRVTARKNEWNEVTEFICNTCRFEKKKTSDWVIEGPTKVSRSSVISANKYRADLEKPSFGKRLAAAEYKPIHDERDTSQLGIQPLPADRFAKTLPSAVEPEP